In the genome of Epinephelus fuscoguttatus linkage group LG4, E.fuscoguttatus.final_Chr_v1, the window CACCACCATATTCTCCACTctaataaaaaaacacattgttcaCTCCTTCTTGAGGCCGAAGTTGCTGTAAACCTTAACGAAAAAACTCAAATGGCACAACAATAATGAGCTTTACCTGTGCGTACGTGATGAAAGAGTAGCATTGTGGTGTCAGGTGGGAGCCCGACAGTTTGACCtgcacagaaagcattttgatTAGCGTGACATCAGACGTACGAGAAGATTCGAACAGACAACCAACAGCTCAGACTCACCAGCTTCTCAAAGCGTGCTGGCAGTGCCCCGTGCTGGCTAGAACACACCTGAATGTACTAAAACGACAGGGAGAAAAGTCATTAATGTCACATTAGACAAATTTCACTCTCCATTCATACTGAGATCACAGAGTGGACAGATGCGCACATATTTAACCAGGGTGGTGAGGATGGTGTACGTGCGACTCAGTTCTCTCAGCAGTGTGATGGTACAGGTGCCGGGCAGCAGGGCCGTCTGGACCAGCTCGTTTAATGCCGTCAGTAGAGTCCCGAGCTGCAGCGTCACGGCTTTCTCTATCGGATCCTGCTGGCCTGCAGTTTGGGTCGCCTCACCTACACATCAGGATCGTAACATCACACAAGTTTTAGTGCCGTTCCCTGACAGAGATGCATCTCCTCCCCTTGTCCCCCCTCAACTCCAACCATTAATCCAACTGAGCATCAGTGTAAAAGGCGTCTTACCGGAACCCGATTTATCAGAGGCCGTCTGGCTCTTCTTCCTGGCAATGAGCCAATCCACTTCGTCCAGCACTCTGTCAACCTGAGACAGGACCAGCAGCTGGGGCAGGGAGAGATTAAAATGATGAAGATGGTGGGCACGCTGTGCAAACAGATTCTGAGATATTGATGCCACGGCAAATCGGAAGCTTCCGGGTATAAGACTCAACACTCACTGCTCCTGTGGTCGCAGTCTTCATGTTGATGATGGCAAAGTGAGACTGCTTTTCCACCTCCACGTCCTGACCGTACAGAAAGAAAAGGCAGATTGAAAAATGACTAGAAAAAGTGGCATGGTAACCATGACTAAGATACCATTCAAGGGTTTTtctgggagtttttccttatcggctgtgagggtccaagtaCAGATGTATAATACCAGAAAGTATGATTGTGTGTACCTGGTCGATATCTCCCAGCTGGCTGTGGATGTCTTGGCAGAGTTCCAGCAGCAGGCTTACAGGACTCTTATAGAGAACGTGCAGGttgaagagaagagagaggaggccCTTGGAGAAAGCAGAGTCCTCTGAAAGAGAGAAGTAATCATACCTCAGAAGACACATTACTGTATCTAACGTGGACGGAAAGATAAAGTAAACCATTATCACTCACCAAAACTGGTCTCCTTGCAGATTTTCACAGTCCATGTGATCATCTGAACAAACTGTAGATGTAGAAATGTGTTAGTGGAACAGGTGCTATGGACTTTGTTGTATGCAGTGCACTTAAAGAAGACACCTACCTGCTGGGAGGAGGGCTTTAGCTGGCGTGAGAGCACACTCAGGATGCTGACCAGCAGCTGAGCCTCTTTGCTGTTGAATTCGTCCTCACTTCCACCTAACTGTGTGAACAGCGCCCTCTGTTGACGGGCAAAGAAAATTAGATTTTAGTGTCGCTGCTGAGATGTGATGGAAAGAAAGTTAATGTTTggattttaatctttaaaataaGAAGAGAATAATCAAGTCTAATTCTGTATAGATGCACCTGAAACTGTCGGATGTAAAAGTAGTTCATCTCTGTCACGTTGCCATTGTCTGGCTCCGCATCGTCCTCTGAGATGTctgcaacaaacacaaaatgtgaTGACTTGCTGTGTACCATTCAGGTGTAAAACTTAAAATTCACTGCTTTTGCTGTGCGTGTCTAACCCATGGTGGAGAGGAGCTGGGCCATCTTGTCTGGATAGCGCTGCTGGCAGGCTGTGAAGATCCTGAGCAGACCTTCCAAACACAACAAGGACAGGCTGGAGCGCTTCTCCTTCTTCCCCGCATCCTCCACGACACTGGGGATGTTGGTGTAACGCCACATCAGCACGCTGGAATTTGCAAAGACAGATCCGTTGTTGGTCAAACAATGTCACAGAGAACAAACCCATGAAGACTGTCTAACTAAATGCTGTTATTTAGGCCAAGGGAATCTGACCTCGTCATGTCACAGAGGAAGCGGAAAGTTCTGTCTGTATTCTGTCCATCCGGGCCATCTGTGTGTCcagtttcctccagctgctggaTCTTGTGTACAGCCACATTTACCGCGTAGCGCATGAACTCTCCACTTGAGCGAAGCACTGAGAGAGCCTCCTCCCTGCTCTGAGTACTGtctctaaaacacacaaaagaagaaaagcagTCTTTGTTACATTTGTCCAATGTATTACATTTCCAGCAAACAATCCAAAAGTGTTTCATTTTAGAatttattttccatgttttgGTGTTGCCAATGCTACTCTTGATTAAATGCATGTTATTCACATAGTGTTTTTAACTTTTAGCTCTTTGAGTTCTCTTCCTACTTGTCACTGTCAATTTGATAAATGCTGTACAACGTGTACAATCCAGTCAAGACATGTAAGAGAAAGAACTAAAATGTGTGCATTCACTGTTTAATAAACTAGTTATAAATAGGCACGTAGGTAGGACATTTAAATTTAAGGCTTTTTAGGATCTTTTCAATTCAATAtctaaccaaatttaagactgatttttggacaaagGATTTTTTCCGTATTCAAGCATTTCAGATAAGTATGAAGGGAAGTATGTGGTCCTGTGCAGAGGCACGTTTTATGTAGTATTacggttattagagtgagttagtttaatctacattttgccacgTTTGTATACGTATAAAGTAAAGTATAAGGTTCAGTGGCAGGTTTAAAGAACGACTTTAAAAGACAGacaaatgaaattagataaaatgtttggtGCAATTTAGAGCtcacaatttaaaaactaaGACTACTTAATAACCTGTAAGGCCCAATatttataacatttaatttaagacattttaagacttgttAAGGACCTAAAGACACTCTGGTAACAGTAATCCATGTAAACATAGCCACCAGATCATTACCTGAAGAGCGCTGTGAGGAGAGTTGACACAAAGCCCAGAGAGAGTAAACTGCGCGGGCTCTTGCTTGATGGCGTTCGACCCTTTCCTGATTTCTCCCTCAGGATCTCGGACAGCTTGTGGTAGCGGTTGAAAAGCTCTATGAGCTCCTCAAAGCTGCTTTTACTGCAACACACAGAGGCaagcacaaacatttaaaaaaacaaaacactttaacACTATGCTCACAACGTCGAAACCACACACAGAAACGTGGTTGTTACCTGTAGTTGGCTTGGATGAAGTTGTACTCCATAAGGACCTCATACACTCCCATCACCAGCAAAGCATAGATATTATTCTTCGTCCCAACACTGGATCCCGTGGAGAACTCAGCTGACTTGTCCTGATTGACACACAGACATGGCTCATTAATGCTTTCAGTGCCAAAAGGGAGTGATGCTTATTTGCTTCTTTATGCACATGTCAAAAGGATTCTGACATTTTCTTTAACCACACTACTTTAATTAACCGTTTGCGTTGAATGCATACCAGTTCAAAGTCCTCCAGTTCACTCTTGATCATGCGTCTCGTCATGCTTTCTAGGATCGTCTGTAGTTCCGACTGgtacccctcctcctcctcttcctcctcgtcaTCGCTGTCGCCAGTGTTGGCTGATCGACGCATGTTCTGCAGCCACAGCAGGCAGTGTACAGTACAGCTCACCAGATGGGCCTGAAATGGAACAAACACTATTTATAGTAAGATattaacacagcaaaaacacagtCACAAAGATGATACAGAGCAGACAGCGTACCAGTGGCTCCTGGAGGTAGATTTGGTCTCCGTGCGCTGTGATGCATGGTTCAAGTTTCACCGGGGGCAGGAGGTCCTGCTCAGGCTCGTAGTACCGCTTCAGCTAAGGATACACATCAAGACATGACATACAGCTCTCCATGTTATAGACAAGACTGCATGGTGTCATTATACctaacataacacacacataatacaCATACCTGGGAGAAGAGGGTCTGCATGATGGAGCTTGCAAGTTGAGAGTTGCGACGGAGAACATCATAGAAACCCTGAAATGGGAGAGAATTTATATGTTGAAGGATTTCTTTTAGGATTTAGCTGAAAGATATGCATGCAAGGTGCTAACGGTGGAAAAGAAGTTAAACTCATCAGGCTATAAAGTAATTGTAAGAGCATGTAGCAAAATTGAAAGCACCTAATCAACATGGCATAGAAATGAGAACTCGAACCTCATAGAGCATGAGGCGCACGTCAGCCTGCTGGCCGAGGCAGCGACGCAAGCTGCTGAGGATCTCCAGACAGAACGCTTCGTTGGCAGCGGAGTTGTAGCGAGAGTGAACGTCCACTTGGATCTATTCAGACAGTCATTACACAACAGGCCATGTTTAAAAGTGCACGTAttgtcacagctggaaatgctttCAAGCACTCTTGTCGCACATGCATCTATGGAAAAAGACCAACTGTACCTGGCTGGAGGAGATTGCCTGGCTACACTGGCTCGAGGCCAAGCTGCCCAACACTTTGAAGTTCTTCAGCAGCAACAGGAAGCCAGTCACTGCAGACTTTCTGCCGTCCAGCTGGCTGGTAGAGTCGTATGTGGGGAGAACAGCGTGAGAAATTACCTTTAGTGGAGgtgctacacagcctctctttttaattaatgttaagCTATCACGTGTTTACCAAAGCATGATTCATTAACTGTACTGATGAACGTCATCTGATTAAAAGCAAAGCAGTACACACCTGGAGAACATGGCCTTGCGGAGGACTAGAATCAACGCATCTTTCAAGGACATACTGACTTTTAGCAGGGGCtgattaaaaagagaaaatgattaAACAACAGAAAcctccactctgtgtgtgtgtgtgtgcgtgtgtgtgtgtgtagctacCTGGACAGCTTTTAGTAGACCCTGAACAGTGGCCAAGGGCAGGTATGACAGGTGGTCGAATGTCTCTGTCACCTTGGAAGATGACTCCAGGAGGATCATGGGAGCAGAGACCACAATGTCGGAGAAAAGGTCTgatacagaaacaaaacaacagaaaggaGAAAGGTTAAAGACTTATTGGACAGTGGTGCACGACTGATAGCTGGAACTTATATCTAAAAGTTGCATTACCTAAGTAATGACTGACAGGTGAGGCTGTTTTCGTGACCATTCGATTCAAGACCTGCTCCAGTATCTCGCCTCTGATAGGCTCGTGTATCTGAGGAAACACACACCCTCCTCCAGTgagaaaatacaatataatcGTGTAGTCAATTTTGGgtaatttacaaaaaataactgttaCCTTAAAGCCCTGCAAGAGCACCTGTCCTCCCAGCTTACATGCCTGCTGAGTCGGGGTCCGGGCTAC includes:
- the fanci gene encoding Fanconi anemia group I protein, with product MRAEMDKIVTLSDGDNPAELQKYLSSLSNDQLITVITNGALKGKKVGSMIKGIFKGSPPTSTEGSNRRLLVYEHCIPLCESGDLQTEVAADIIGLLMLETHTLPGPCLAKLASVFVEAIKVGKMGSGKSLELFPTVLTALSACEALSYGKGELSGEEYKKQLINSLCSSRWDPQCVIHLTTMFRDVPLSSEELQFLVEKILRMFTKLDLQEIPPLVYQLLLLSAKGCKKQVLDGIISYFKEQDVRQEEEEKHGESLDLEVQSIPQDQLRHVEGTAILHIVFAIRLDHELGREFLKSFKTSYGDLCPFSVALLLSVARIQRYEEQVFDLLKGAILKSFKDEQLQQGSKFLQDLLPGHCSVAQMILDTVKNSVFGWDHVTQGLVQLGFCLMDAFGPKPGPFGKTTEGSATVARTPTQQACKLGGQVLLQGFKIHEPIRGEILEQVLNRMVTKTASPVSHYLDLFSDIVVSAPMILLESSSKVTETFDHLSYLPLATVQGLLKAVQPLLKVSMSLKDALILVLRKAMFSSQLDGRKSAVTGFLLLLKNFKVLGSLASSQCSQAISSSQIQVDVHSRYNSAANEAFCLEILSSLRRCLGQQADVRLMLYEGFYDVLRRNSQLASSIMQTLFSQLKRYYEPEQDLLPPVKLEPCITAHGDQIYLQEPLAHLVSCTVHCLLWLQNMRRSANTGDSDDEEEEEEEGYQSELQTILESMTRRMIKSELEDFELDKSAEFSTGSSVGTKNNIYALLVMGVYEVLMEYNFIQANYSKSSFEELIELFNRYHKLSEILREKSGKGRTPSSKSPRSLLSLGFVSTLLTALFRDSTQSREEALSVLRSSGEFMRYAVNVAVHKIQQLEETGHTDGPDGQNTDRTFRFLCDMTSVLMWRYTNIPSVVEDAGKKEKRSSLSLLCLEGLLRIFTACQQRYPDKMAQLLSTMDISEDDAEPDNGNVTEMNYFYIRQFQRALFTQLGGSEDEFNSKEAQLLVSILSVLSRQLKPSSQQFVQMITWTVKICKETSFEDSAFSKGLLSLLFNLHVLYKSPVSLLLELCQDIHSQLGDIDQDVEVEKQSHFAIINMKTATTGALLVLSQVDRVLDEVDWLIARKKSQTASDKSGSGEATQTAGQQDPIEKAVTLQLGTLLTALNELVQTALLPGTCTITLLRELSRTYTILTTLVKYYIQVCSSQHGALPARFEKLVKLSGSHLTPQCYSFITYAQSGEYGGGDDKKKKKRTEVNTAASAKLLRDTKTIPNVIFSIEQYEKYLITLSKKSKVNLMQYMKLSTSRDFRINAASLDAALQEQDDSQEATESQDAEETQEPKQKKKKQ